A segment of the Sphingobacterium oryzagri genome:
CCTTTCGGGCAATCCGCATTTTAAAAGAAGCTGATTTAATTTTGGCAGAGGATACGCGCACCAGTGCACCCCTGCTGAAACATTTCGGTATTGACAAAAAGGTGTTTGCCCATCATCAGCATAACGAACATAAGGCCGTAGCTGAAATCATTAAATTTCTGAAAGAAGGGCAACAAATTGCATTAATTTCCGACGCAGGAACCCCAGCTATATCCGACCCTGGATTTTTATTGGTGCGCGAGGCGCTAAAAGAAGGGCTAACAGTTCAATGTTTACCGGGTGCGACGGCTTTTGTTCCCGCGTTGGTTAACTCTGGCCTACCAAACGACAGATTTTGTTTTGAAGGTTTCCTTCCGGTAAAAAAAGGTCGCCAAACACGCATGAAACAGCTGCAGGAAGAAAAACGCACCATGATTTTTTATGAATCGCCTCATCGGATACTAAAAACCATTGACGAGTTTATACAATACTTTGGCGAAGACCGTGAAGCCGCTATTTCCAGAGAGCTTAGCAAACTGTATGAAGAGAATGTGCGGGGCACACTGGCAACATTAAAATTACATTTTGAAAACCATCCGGTAAAAGGAGAATTCGTATTTTGTGTAGCAGGAAACGACCAGTAAAATCGGTAGACCTATATATTTATATTAATTAGTTAAAGAAATGGCTATAGAAAAATTTCTTCAAGATGGACAAGACCCGAAAGTGGTTGAAAAAATCCACGACAAGATCATTGACATGCTTACAGCAGGTGAATTTATCCAATATATATCTTTGCAAAAGAAGCCGGCGGTAACGCTCTTGCCAGACAGCATCACGGTGAGCAACAAGCGCATTTTCTTGTGTGAGTTTACGAAACTGGGCTTAGCAACAAATTTTGAGATTTTTTCCTGGAGCGACATCAAAGACATTGCGTTCAAAGAGGAGATTTTTGGTTCGAAAGTGACCGTTATACCACAAGCTGGCGAAAACCTGACCATTGATTATATACCAAAGGTGCAGGCGCGAAAACTTTACCAACTCATCAAGGAAGCTTTGGAAAATGCGAAAGCGCCCGTAGAAAAGCCTGCTGTAACACCTGCTGCGGCGACCATCATTGAAAAACCAACAGCAGCGCCAGGCGCTGTTGCGCCGACGCCTAGCAAAGTAGAACCAGAAGAACCCTATCTAAGCAAAACACCTACGACAGAGGTAGAGGATGTACAACCTTTTGCGGCCACAGCAACAACGCTGGCTGTGGACGACCAACCAGCAAAAGCAGAGGATGATGACGAACTAACCCAAAAATTGAAAAAATTAAAGACGTTGTACGACCGACAATTGATAACACAAGCTGAATACGAAAACAAAAAGACTGAACTTCTATCGCAATTGTAGCACGTGAAAAACAACTATTTATGGGCACTTCTTAGTGCCGTCTTACTATGGTTAGCCTGGCCACCAATACCGTACAGTAGTCCGCTATTATGGATTGCTTTTGTCCCGTTGTTAATTGCTATTGAAGAAACCATTCGTAGCGAAAAGGAGCACAAAGGCAGAAAAGTGTTTTGGTTGGCTTTTTTCACAGGTTTTGTGTGGAACACGGCTTCTATCTACTGGGTTTATAATGCCATGAGCGCTTATCTTCCAGGTTATGTGGCTTTGCCGATTTCGCTCATTCCATTTGGACTTGCGCCTCTTTTGATGGCCTGCGTATTCCGTTTGTACTATCAGTTACGTAAAAAAACAAGCGTTGGCTACAGCCTCATCGGCCTGGTTTCGTTTTGGGTTGGCTATGAATTTCTACACCAATGGTGGGATCTTGCTTTTCCATGGATGACATTGGGCAATGGTTTTGCAAATTTCCACCAGCTGATCCAATGGTACAGTTTCACAGGTGTGTATGGCGGCACCGTGTGGATATGGGTGTGCAATATTCTTTTCTTTTTACTAATCTGGCAAACACGCGCGAAAGTACAAGCAATTAGCAATAAAAAGTTGGTCGTTGCGCTTCTGGCTGTGATAATTATCCCTATCGGCTTATCCTTACTGCAATACAACAGCTACGAAGAGCACGTTAACCCATCAGAAATTGTTGTCGTTCAGCCCAATATCGACCCGTATGAGAAATTCAACTCGATAACGCCCGAAGCGCAGTTGGAAAACCTCATCAAGCTTTCATCGAAAGTGGGAAAACCCAATACCGAATTTTTTATTTGGCCAGAAACGGCGATATCCGCATCACGCGGCATTGATGAGGAAGAATTCAGAACCTATCCGGCATTTGATAGCTTGCAGGTATTCCTCGATAATTATAAGAATGCCAGTGTACTATCCGGCATTGAAAGCTATCAGCTCTACAATTATCAAAAAACGATTACGGCACGTGACTATGGAAATAATGTTTTCCTGGATCCGTTTAATGCCGCGGTGCTGGTTGACCAATCGAGCAAATTGCAATTTTACCATAAGTCTAAGCTTGTACCGGGTGTAGAGCAGCTGCCTTTTGGCGATTTACTGGCTTTTATGAAACCATTGTTTGCCCACTTCGGCGGTTCGACAGGCGGCTACGGCAGTCAAGAAAAACCATCGGTGCTATACGCGCAAAGTGGAATTGGTGCGGCGCCGGTGATCTGCTACGAATCTATTTGGGGAAACTATGTAGCCGAATACATTCGCCAAGGCGCACAGTTTATCGCGATCGTGACTAATGATGGCTGGTGGGGCGATACCTCCGGAAAAGATCAGCACTTGCAATACGCTAAACTTCGTGCTATTGAAAACCGCCGTTGGGTGGCACGTTCGGCAAACACCGGGATTTCAGGTTTTATAAACCAGCGCGGAGATATTGTCCAACGTACGAAATGGTGGGTTCCCGATGCGCTCACACAGGAAATAAACCTCAATGAGGATCTTACGTTTTACACCCGTTACGGCGATCTTTTCTTGTACATAGCTTTATTAGGTGGCGCATTTTCGATCTATGGCCTGTTTCGCAAAAAGTGATAAGCACGGGCTTATCTCATTAGAAGAAAACGGTTTTAGCTGCCGAGCATACACGTTTGCACGGCAGCCAAAAGTTTGACATCAGGCTTATACACATATTGTTTATAATTACATTTCGTTTGATTACTTTTGCAGCATGCAAGTATATTTTGATAATGCCGCGACGACCCCGCTGGAACCTGAGGTGATTAAAGTCATGACCGAAGCGATGCAGGAAAGTTTCGGCAACCCATCGTCTATTCACGCGCATGGACGGCAGGTAAAAACCATTGTTGAAAAAGCTAGAAAAACTCTTGCCGCATTGTTGAAAGCGTCGCCATCTGAAATATTCTTTACCTCGGGCGGAACGGAAGCCGACAACATGGCCATCGTTCGTTCGATCATTGATCTGGGCATCACGCATGCCATCACCTCGCCTCTTGAA
Coding sequences within it:
- the rsmI gene encoding 16S rRNA (cytidine(1402)-2'-O)-methyltransferase yields the protein MLYLVPTPIGNLEDMTFRAIRILKEADLILAEDTRTSAPLLKHFGIDKKVFAHHQHNEHKAVAEIIKFLKEGQQIALISDAGTPAISDPGFLLVREALKEGLTVQCLPGATAFVPALVNSGLPNDRFCFEGFLPVKKGRQTRMKQLQEEKRTMIFYESPHRILKTIDEFIQYFGEDREAAISRELSKLYEENVRGTLATLKLHFENHPVKGEFVFCVAGNDQ
- a CDS encoding PH domain-containing protein — protein: MAIEKFLQDGQDPKVVEKIHDKIIDMLTAGEFIQYISLQKKPAVTLLPDSITVSNKRIFLCEFTKLGLATNFEIFSWSDIKDIAFKEEIFGSKVTVIPQAGENLTIDYIPKVQARKLYQLIKEALENAKAPVEKPAVTPAAATIIEKPTAAPGAVAPTPSKVEPEEPYLSKTPTTEVEDVQPFAATATTLAVDDQPAKAEDDDELTQKLKKLKTLYDRQLITQAEYENKKTELLSQL
- the lnt gene encoding apolipoprotein N-acyltransferase, whose protein sequence is MKNNYLWALLSAVLLWLAWPPIPYSSPLLWIAFVPLLIAIEETIRSEKEHKGRKVFWLAFFTGFVWNTASIYWVYNAMSAYLPGYVALPISLIPFGLAPLLMACVFRLYYQLRKKTSVGYSLIGLVSFWVGYEFLHQWWDLAFPWMTLGNGFANFHQLIQWYSFTGVYGGTVWIWVCNILFFLLIWQTRAKVQAISNKKLVVALLAVIIIPIGLSLLQYNSYEEHVNPSEIVVVQPNIDPYEKFNSITPEAQLENLIKLSSKVGKPNTEFFIWPETAISASRGIDEEEFRTYPAFDSLQVFLDNYKNASVLSGIESYQLYNYQKTITARDYGNNVFLDPFNAAVLVDQSSKLQFYHKSKLVPGVEQLPFGDLLAFMKPLFAHFGGSTGGYGSQEKPSVLYAQSGIGAAPVICYESIWGNYVAEYIRQGAQFIAIVTNDGWWGDTSGKDQHLQYAKLRAIENRRWVARSANTGISGFINQRGDIVQRTKWWVPDALTQEINLNEDLTFYTRYGDLFLYIALLGGAFSIYGLFRKK